The genomic region TCCAAAGGAGGCCGATGATTCTTCGTCCATGGAGCCCGGATGCTTGCATGGAACGGGTCAATTTATGTTCTGTACCAGTTTGGGTTTCTCTTCCCAGTCTTCCTTTTCACTTTTGGTCGTCTGAAGCTCTTAGTTCGATTGGGAGTGTGATTGGGAAGCCAATTGTCACCGACAAGACGACAAGGTCCATGGAGCGATTGTCCTATGCTCGGCTGTGTGTGGAGGTGTCTGCAAATTCTGATCTACCTTCCTCTATTCCAGTCTATGGAGATAATGgcctttcttttcatcaaaggGTGGTGTATGACTGGAAACCACCATTATGTAAGCATTGTAGGGTGTTCGGGCATTCAGATGTGACTTGCAAGATTGATAGTAGCAGCTCCAACAAGAATTCAGGTTCTAAAAAAGAATGGAGAGTGAAGGATAATTCGATGCCTATTGATCAGACTGCAGGTGCAACCTTGAAGGATTTGGCTGGAAATGGAGGTGCCTTGGCCGGAAATGGTGGTGGTGCTTTGGCCGGAATTGGAGATTGGCAATCGatgatttcaaattcaaaatcagATTCTGTTTCCTTTAATTCACGCAcgaataaaaggaaagaagatcGTCGGCCTTGGAGCAAGTTGCcaatttgggaaagaagattTCCAGTATAGCTGGGTCTTCTCTTGTGGAAAGCAATAAAGATTCAAAAATTTCCCAATCTAATGCTTTTGCTTTG from Telopea speciosissima isolate NSW1024214 ecotype Mountain lineage unplaced genomic scaffold, Tspe_v1 Tspe_v1.0353, whole genome shotgun sequence harbors:
- the LOC122647998 gene encoding uncharacterized protein LOC122647998, with protein sequence FNLEDDKIKVLEGGPWYVQRRPMILRPWSPDACMERVNLCSVPVWVSLPSLPFHFWSSEALSSIGSVIGKPIVTDKTTRSMERLSYARLCVEVSANSDLPSSIPVYGDNGLSFHQRVVYDWKPPLCKHCRVFGHSDVTCKIDSSSSNKNSGSKKEWRVKDNSMPIDQTAGATLKDLAGNGGALAGNGGGALAGIGDWQSMISNSKSDSVSFNSRTNKRKEDRRPWSKLPIWERRFPV